In one Tripterygium wilfordii isolate XIE 37 chromosome 22, ASM1340144v1, whole genome shotgun sequence genomic region, the following are encoded:
- the LOC119991740 gene encoding uncharacterized protein LOC119991740 isoform X1, with protein MESLSAEDLSKIGGIATVSLLHSFIPTHWLPFSIVGRAQKWTLSRTLFVTAFGAVLHVISTSLLGITAITIADSIAGEETVHKLASLLLVILGGSYILLFLAGKGGHSHSHNQPMEKMAVAGLVLVPALSPCATTLPVFLAVGNSSSMMVLAIIVLLLSTITVMTSLVALSFYGASQLKFHWVERYDKLLVGSVLCLVGILTLLFHDHDHHHDHDGGAIGEHLGRKLIVL; from the exons ATGGAGAGTTTAAGCGCCGAAGATCTGTCGAAAATAGGTGGAATCGCCACGGTTTCTCTTCTGCATTCCTTCATACCGACGCACTGGCTGCCGTTCTCCATCGTCGGCCGAGCTCAGAAATGGACTCTCTCCAGGACTCTCTTCGTCA CGGCATTTGGAGCAGTTCTGCACGTGATATCAACTTCACTTCTTGGTATAACAGCAATCACCATTGCAGACAGTATTGCTGGTGAAGAAACAGTGCATAAACTTGCTTCACTTCTGCTGGTTATTCTTGGTGGTAGCTatattttactctttttagcTGGAAAGGGTGGCCACAGCCATTCACACAATCAGCCAATGGAGAAAATGGCTGTTGCCGGACTCGTTCTTGTTCCTGCGTTATCTCCTTGTGCAACCACGCTTCCAGTGTTTCTTGCTGTTGGTAATTCATCCTCCATGATGGTCCTTGCCATCATAGTCCTGCTACTAAG CACTATAACCGTAATGACATCACTAGTGGCTCTATCGTTCTACGGTGCAAGCCAGCTCAAGTTTCACTGGGTGGAGCGGTACGATAAACTTCTTGTAGGTTCAGTGCTGTGTCTAGTGGGAATTTTGACACTTCTTTttcatgatcatgatcatcacCATGACCATGATGGAGGTGCCATTGGAGAACATTTGGGGCGTAAGCTCATTGTGCTTTGA
- the LOC119991740 gene encoding uncharacterized protein LOC119991740 isoform X2, with product MESLSAEDLSKIGGIATVSLLHSFIPTHWLPFSIVGRAQKWTLSRTLFVTAFGAVLHVISTSLLGITAITIADSIAGEETVHKLASLLLVILGGSYILLFLAGKGGHSHSHNQPMEKMAVAGLVLVPALSPCATTLPVFLAVGNSSSMMVLAIIVLLLRELLKLFLLVTSIILQVNNMMADVVGDNSQRQIVVKVNVVADSKHGV from the exons ATGGAGAGTTTAAGCGCCGAAGATCTGTCGAAAATAGGTGGAATCGCCACGGTTTCTCTTCTGCATTCCTTCATACCGACGCACTGGCTGCCGTTCTCCATCGTCGGCCGAGCTCAGAAATGGACTCTCTCCAGGACTCTCTTCGTCA CGGCATTTGGAGCAGTTCTGCACGTGATATCAACTTCACTTCTTGGTATAACAGCAATCACCATTGCAGACAGTATTGCTGGTGAAGAAACAGTGCATAAACTTGCTTCACTTCTGCTGGTTATTCTTGGTGGTAGCTatattttactctttttagcTGGAAAGGGTGGCCACAGCCATTCACACAATCAGCCAATGGAGAAAATGGCTGTTGCCGGACTCGTTCTTGTTCCTGCGTTATCTCCTTGTGCAACCACGCTTCCAGTGTTTCTTGCTGTTGGTAATTCATCCTCCATGATGGTCCTTGCCATCATAGTCCTGCTACTAAG GGAACTGCTCAAATTGTTTTTGTTGGTAACTAGCATAATACTACAAGTGAATAACATGATGGCTGATGTAGTTGGTGATAATAGTCAAAGGCAAATAGTTGTTAAGGTCAATGTCGTGGCTGACAGCAAGCATGGAGTATGA